CTAAATGTATGCGTTATCATTTGGGCATAGGAGGAAGTGTTTTATGCGTAAAATTGTCTTATTATGTGCTGCGGGTATGTCTACAAGCTTATTGGTGAATAAGATTAACGAAGCAGCAACTGCTGAAAATTATGAAATTGATGTTCAAGCATATCCAGTTTCAGAAGCTAAGAATAAAGTTCCAATTGCAGATGTCGTATTATTAGGACCTCAAGTGCGTTATGCCCTCGCGAAATTGAGAGAGCAACATCCTGGTAGTAACATCGATGTGATTGACATGCGTGATTATGGTACGATGAACGGGAAAGCTGTTGTCGCAACAATCCGTAGAATTTTAAACGATTAATTGCACAGTATCATTGATTTTAAAGCTGG
This DNA window, taken from Erysipelothrix larvae, encodes the following:
- a CDS encoding PTS sugar transporter subunit IIB, which translates into the protein MRKIVLLCAAGMSTSLLVNKINEAATAENYEIDVQAYPVSEAKNKVPIADVVLLGPQVRYALAKLREQHPGSNIDVIDMRDYGTMNGKAVVATIRRILND